DNA from Musa acuminata AAA Group cultivar baxijiao chromosome BXJ1-5, Cavendish_Baxijiao_AAA, whole genome shotgun sequence:
GGTAGCATGGGTCCTTTCCTACCATTGAGCTCTGCTGAAGGCAACATTACTAGACAAACTAAAAGCCATTATAGTTTCAAGAAATGTTTTCTCAGATCTTCTTCTACCTCGTCATGCACCACTAATCCCTTGGACCTACTGGAGCATCTACTCGATCTTAAGCACTCCTAATCTCAATTACTAGGCGGCCAATTTCCAGTTCCAGGGTGTTCAAATGTCagctaaatgataaaatatttgacTAATTCTTCCATCGACAAACTAAAACCTTTGAGCACAGTGAACAGTAAGTATAATGGGAACCAGACAACACATACTTCTCCATGTGGGCTTCTTGTAAAAGATGCGGTATCCGCATTCCTCGCACGGTGTAACATCCCCTGACTTCAGCGTGTTCTCCGCGCCGCAATCTCCGCTTGTATTGATCCGATTTTGATATGAATATATTAATCAAGCAATCAAATAACTCCACTCGTCACAAACTACTTCAATAAAGATTCGAAAGACAAAAAGGAGATCAAGAACCGAAAGCTAGGGTTTGTAAGGAAAAAATCAATCGATCACGAACGGAGGAACATAAAGAATcatattagtaaaaaaaatatttgaatcgtACTATTTCGGGATAGAACAATGACGAATTCGTGGAGATCTCTTGGCCTGCGAGGACCAAGAGGGTCGCCGACGACAGGAAGATGGCATCTTTGGAGGGAGTTGCCGTTTATATCCGAAAGGAAATGGTGTGACTCAGCCGAGTAAGTTATGAGTCAACCGGGTCCAACCCGACCGAGTTACGGAATCGTCAATCAACGTGGCGTAATTATCCACGTTATTATTACACCGATCATAATCGTCTAACTTAGCTGCGCCTGACCATCCAAATCATAGAGATGGCGTGAGATTGACGGTTTGGATGATGTGGGTGTCCCGATGAGATGATGAATTAAAAGACTATATTTAGCGTCAGTCGCCAACGTCAGATAAAAGACGTACCGGGGAAGAGAAACCGCGAGGAGGAGGCCCGACCGGGCCGGCTACGATTAGGGTTCCtcacaccgaaatcctaatccttTCTTCGTGCGGGCGCCCAATTGAATCCTGTCCACTCCTCTGTTTCGCGATCTCATATGGCCCCGGCGAGGTTGAATGGCGGGGATCGGCCGAAGGAGGAGGGGGCAAGTATCTGCATCAATGACGCCCTTACCGACGACGAGCTTCGGGCTGTGTTCGCGTGGCTGGAGAAGGAAGATGAGAGGGACCTGTTTGGGCTCGTCTGTAAGCGCTGGCTCCGCCTTCAGAGTTCGGAGCGCCGCCGCCTCCGGGCCCGGGCCGGCCCCGCCATGCTCCGCCGGATGACCGACCGGTTTCCGGGTCTCCTTGAGCTTGACCTCTCTCAATCCGCCTCGAGATCGTTCTACCCTGGAGTTACCGACTCAGATCTTGCTGTCATTGCCGCTGGATTTTGGAATTTACGTTTCCTCGATCTCCAGAACTGTAAAGGTGAGATCTTTTGGTCTTTCACTATAGAGATTCTTCTTTTTGATGGTTGCTTGTTCATCTCGTGTGTTATAACCATGATCTCTttcattattattaataattcagTTGGGGGTATAGTTATCATTTGCACTATGATTTTATTATCATagcaacaacttgattaatttatTGGTGTGAAGATAGTTACATGAGGGAATAAGTAGATGGTATCATTGCTTGATTGGGATTCCTCGCTTTTCTCATTCTTGTCTCCCCGGCGGTGGACTGAAGGTCGAGGAGTTTGTGGGAGTTTcatcgaaagatgaagggggcatCGTGAAAGGATTAAGGTAAGTGTCCCATCCTCTCTCTCCCCTAATTTAATCTCATAATCACATCTCATATCCTCAAACTAATCTCAcaaatattatccatattataATGTTTGTGTTTTCCTCTCATATTCAATGTTTATGTTTTCCTCTCAAATTCAATTTTTTTAACATATGTCAATTGATATTATGTGAAAACTCACTATATCATGCTTTATGCTAGAAATTTATGCTTTCTATTAGGGATAGATGAATTTATATATTATGTTCTGCATGCGAAGTAGGAATCATGTATCAATCTTCCTATGTGGAGTCTTTTTTGATTGGATTTTTATCATCATTTTTGTAAAATAGGTGTTATTAAATAAACAAATAGTTGAATTCGAGTTTGTTGTCATGTCAGCGATCCACATCATCAACCACATCATTGTTGATCACTAGCACGTTACCGACCACTGTCATACCGGTATTGAGTTGTGTTATTTCAATGGTGATTATAGACACAACAGGCTGCACTGCAGTCTATACAAAATTTGTCATATCATTGCTGATTGTTGTCATTGTTAGCATTGACCTTTGTCATGTTAGTATGACTGTTGATACAACAAGTTACATGACAGTTTGCATGAAATCTAGGTGGATCAGTCTTAAATTGTCTAGCCCAACCACGTAGCCTAAATCAATATAATTGAGCTGGAGTAAATTGAAACAGTATTGAACCTTATTTAATTGACTTAATTTGAATCCAGTCATTATATATGGTCGAACCCAATCACATCATGATTTTGAACCCTAGCCATGCAACCAGATTGAACCCAATCATTACATCCGATCGAACTCAATCACATCCTAATTGAACCCAAGCCATGCACCTAGTCCAGATTTGACAAACTTAATTCTACATAAGCCAAGCAGGCTATGCGGGCTCAATCAGTGGGTTGGTTATGTTGGCTAAGTCAGTCGGCTACCCTTGGTGtaggcctttgagcagtaactaaaCCAAAGTACAGGtaattaataaatatacaaaaactttagaaaaatacaattcataaaaatacaaaaaaatccaaaaatgtaaaaaaatttgAAGTATTGTTAAATGACAAGAATGAGATTATTAGGTCATATTGAATTCTATAGCAACCTAGAACTAGTGATTTAGACCTCCTAAAATCTCAAGTATAAATGCTATAAGGGCaagtaaataaatttaaatatataatgcaTAACAAAATCTATCATACGTGATTGATTTCTATACTTTGTAAATTAAATTCCTTGCCACATGCTATTCGTCTCTTTTGACTCCaatttatatgttatatatatgtatatgtatgtggatGCATGATTTAATGTGGCATGGGTTTAATCAACAGAGGACAGGTTCAAGTCATTTAATCTGGTTTCAATTTACTCTATCCCAATTGCACTGATTTGAGCTAGGTGGTGGGATGGATCATTCAAGATTGGTCCACTTAGATTCTATGCAAATTGATATGTAGCCTCCTATGTCAACAATCACACTGACATAACAAAGGTCAATGTTGACATGACAATGGTTAGTGATAACATGACAAATTTTGTGTGGGCTACATGGTAGCCTATTGTGTCAACAATCACCGTTGACATGACACAAATCAACATTGATGTGGTAGTGATCAACCCTAGTGTGTCAGTGATCAATGATGCCATGGCTGATGATGTGGATCATTGACATGGCAGCGGACCTGAATACAATAGCATTTTCGTTTGTTTAATaacacttatttttcatgaaatgatgataaaaatatgattagaaagACTCCATAAAAGATGTTTGACATATGATTTCTATTTCACATGTAGAACATAATTTGTAAATCCATCTATCTCTGACAGGAAGCATAAATTTTGAGCAAAAACCAATATATAGTAAGTTTTTGCAGCATATCAATTGATACATGTTAAAAAATTTGGATTTGAGAGGAAAGCATAAACATTGGTAACATGGATGATATTTGCGAGATTAATGTTTAGGGATGCATTTTGTGAGATCAATATGTGAGATATGATAATAAGATTAAACTAGGAGAGAGGATGGGATGCCTACCTCAATCCATTTGGTGAAACCCCCATGGACTCCTTGATCTCCCATCCACCATCAACATAAGGAAGAAGAGCGAGGAATGCCAATTAAGtaatgacatcacatgcatagtgtcaTTTTTACTCAATTCCCATGTAATCATCCTCACACTAGCAAATCAATCATGTTATTGCTATCATGATAAAATCTTAGTGCAAATGACAACTATACCCCACCAActgaattaataataataattaaagagGTCACAGTTATAACATCATGAATTAATTTGATTAGTTAAAATTAGatctttatttatttgaaaagggTCGTCTTTGTTTAGAACAATGTATAGCCTATAGATTTGACTAGGTGTGCAGATTTTTTTGATTATTCAATGATAACAGTGATATGATTTGATGGAGTTATGTAATGATCCAACTAATTCTTAGGTTATGCACATGCAGAGAAACGACAAATACTGGTATTTTATAGGAAATTTGTAGATGTGGCAAATGCTTCTTCTTTATTTGAGCCTTGGTCATAGTACTTATGCTTAATGGACCTTGATGTTAAGTAATTGTTGTTGGTGGTACGAacttattatgataatttatgtaaaaaaaaGTCAATTATTGTAAAAAACATGATTGTTTACTAGATGAGGTTTAAGATGGTTTGACATCTGAATGTTCCACTCTTAAGTTTATATGCTCTTCTTAGTGTTCTGGAATGATTGATAGATGCAACTCTTTGGTGATAAAGATGGAATCTTATAATGTGAAAAATGTTAATTTTTTATCGTGTTGTAAGCTTTAGAATGCACTTCAGTCTTTCAATGTCACAAAACACTTGGAAAAGATTGCCTATAATGACTTGGGCAATTAATTGTTTCTATCTACTCAATTGCACATTCTCATAAGTTATTTATTGTTCATTTAGCAAGTAATGTCAACTCATTTCTTGATATATTACAAATGCATGTACCTTATCCTACAATTAATTCTTGTAATTGGAATCTTCTTTAGCTTCTATTGTTGGAATTTTGTGTGCCTAAATGGTAATACTTAGGTACATCAGGCTGATTCTTGATGTCTGTGATTACGGTTGTTTCTCTGTTGTTTTCAGCatatttatgacattaaaattGTATCAGTATCATACTCGTATCTTGTTATAGTTGTTAGTGACATGAAATTTTGCAAGTTGGAGATAACATTAGATTATACTCGTTCCAGCCATCACCTCTCCTGTCATCAGAGAAAATACAATGTTTTACTTTCAGATTCTAGTAGTCTAATATGGATTATGTGGCTTCTGTTCCAAAGGTGTCACTGATGTTGGGATGATTTCTCTGGGAAATGACCTTCCATCCCTCCAGTCCCTAGATGTTTCCCAGTGTAGAAAAATTACGGACAAAGGATTGGTGGCTGTTGCTTTGGGTTGTTCCTCTTTGAAAAGGTTGCATGTAGCTGGATCAAAATCTGTAACAGATGAGTTACTAATAGCACTGTCTAGGAGCTGCTCATGCCTAGAAGATCTAGGATTGGCAGGATGCAACAACATAACAGACACTGGGCTCTCAGCTCTTGCTGATGGTTGTCGATATATTAACTCTTTAGATATTAGTAAATGCACCAAAATTGGTGATATTGGAGTCTCAAGAATTGCTGAGGTTGCGTCATCATCGTTGAAGATTCTCAAGTTGTTGGACTGTTTCAGAGTTGGTGATGAATCCATATTTTCCTTGGCCCACTTCTGCCATAACCTTGAAACTCTTGTAATTGGTGGATGCCGCGATGTTACAGATGAATCTATAAAGGCCCTGTCGCTTGCTTGTTGCGACAGCCTAAGGAGCTTAAGGATGGACTGGTGTTTAAACATTACAGACTCATCCTTGAACTCTGTGCTGTCAAACTGTAGACATCTTGCAGCTCTCGACATAGGTTGCTGTGACAAACTAACCGATTTGGCTTTCCAGTCAGTTGGAATGGGAGGATTTGAGTCGCAACTGAAGGTTTTAAAGATGAGTAACTGCATGAAGATCACAGTTTCTGGCGTAGGCTCCATGTTGAAATTCTGCAAATCCCTGGAGTACGTTGACCTGCGATCATGCCCTCATATTACAAGGTTGGGTTGTCAGCAGGCTGGATTGCAGTTTCCTGAATGCTGTAAAACAAACTATGATGGCAGCTTATCCGAaaatgaaactattgttgatgtCTTCTTTTAAGACATGAACCAAGACAATGACCACTTCCCTATCAAGTGCCTAATGGACAAGCTCATACCATGATCAACTGTCATTCCTTTTCAGCCATAAGAAAGTAAGTATACCTTTCTGTGTGGCTAAGATATGTTAATATCGTGATGACAGAACTTGGAGTTGTGTTTACCGCAGTGTTGTATTTATGTTATTAAACCTATCCGACTGTAAATTTCCAGAATCTGTAGCTGACTGATTGCAGGCTTTTGTAGACTGATACTCTTTAAATCCCAGCTTCTGAATGCAGTCtttcatataatatatttttgtctAAAAAGAAACTGTTTCTCTCTTCCTTAATAGGACTTGATTTAAAACTAAATAGCTCCCTGGTTTGGAACTTGTTATCTAGTTCTATTGTGGCTATTAGAATAAGCTGGAATGCAGTAGGCATTACATTTTTATTTCATGCTTAAGTTATTAATATCGACTGCAATTGCATTAAGAGTTGGTGCAAGTTGATGCTGATCTATGTCGACCAAATTATGTAATCTTGATATAAACCTTGAATATAGTGACTTGGAATTCTGCAATCCAATTGTTCGAACAGGTGATGGgactattattatcatttattcCAGATTGCACACTGTAATGTCATGGTTTTATTGTTATCGAGTGATGGACTGTGTTAGGATCTTCGATCCCCAAAGAAGAGAGAGACTAGGGAATTTAATGTCTGTAGTGGTAGAGAAAGAAGACATTGATGTCACAGCGCCCATGTGTTCCATTACTATTCATCACGGTGTCGTATTAGTTTCTCAAATTGATCTTGTTATAAAATAGATAAATTACGTTCTTTGGATTCATTTAGAATGCCACTGAATTAGACTTTATATGCAATAAAAAAAAGCCCCGGGATCATGTTCTCATATTGCAGATTGTGCGGCGCATTTAATCAAACAGGTTTAGAGCTTGACGGGGTGTGCATTCTTGAACATGACGGGGAAAGGCTCATCGCTGAGCCCCAACCACCTCTTCCCACCCTCCACAAACACGCCCACGTCCCCGCACACCACCTTGCAGAACCTGCACACGCTCGGGCAATGGACGAGCTTATAGTCGCTCTCCCCGTACCTCTCGATCTTGAACCAGTTGCTCACCGTTGCCAGCCCCGGATCCCCCTTGAGGCCGCCGGTGACCACGTGTCGCCGTCCGGTAGCCTCGGCGTCCCCCAGCCTCCACACGGTCGACTGCACGCAGATGGTCTCGGCGGCGAACCATACGTTGAGGTCCGTCGACATCTTCACGTACTTGTCCTTAGGGGTCACCGGCGAGAAGGTGAGGGGGAGGCCGTCGCTCACCTCCGAGCTCTCCTGGGCCACCGCGAGCGGGCAGGTGTCGTTGCTGCGGGCGGCGAGCGAGAGCCCGCCTCCGTGGCCGCGGATGAGGGGCAGCACGTAGTACTCGTGTCCCGGGCGGAGGCTCCGCCTGTCCGTGTCGCGCACGGAGGCAAATATCGTTGCCTCCGCGGAGAGCGCGTAGAGGAAGATGGGAAGCAGGACGAGCGGCTCCATAGCTGAAAGGGTTGCTGTGGTTGCATGGTTATTATAGGAAGGAGACGAGAAATGCATCGACTAGAGACGCATGTGAGGTGAGTAGGATGTTGACTTTTTGGCAGCTTCAGCAGTAGTATATGTTTGAGGAGCGATGATCCATAGCCGACTTATTTGAAAAGCAGTGGCAGAAAGGATTGGATTATCGAAACAAAAGTGTTGGTAGTCAAAGATCGCAGCAACTTGTGGTGATTGTTAACTCAATAATGCAAGCTGGTGGGAGTTGCACATTTTGGATTGGATCGATCCCAAGTAAAACATCCATAAATATCCACCGATCACATTTCAAATACGATATGAATTGGTTTCtgatagatttttttaaaaaaattatattgggtaTGGAtgttgtattataaatattgaaatGTTAATACTATCATCGTATGATATGATAGTATCAGTATTTAAGTATTTTCTGGATGCTaataaaaattttcaaaaattttaaagtattatataatatattctaAAATCATAAGATTGATATCATATAATGAAAATTCTAACCCTCATTTTCTCTCCCCCTTCTCTTGATTTTTACTTTCATCCTAGATTAATCGTCTCTCGAGTCTCCAATGTCACTTGCTTCGTTGGATTTATTTAGCAAGAAACCAACATAATTTGTATCTtatgtaatgtaaaattttatttatttattttaaaaaattattttacattcatttagatgattatattctttataaatatttgattatattttcatataaatattttatataatatttgattacattttttatttattatatttatggacCATacaaattcttttataagataacATACAtaacattcatttatttattttatctatttacttattattttaaattaaatttatgtattcaattttgaataaatattaaatatgttagaaggttaaatttatttaataatttataaaatataattttattaaacaatACTTATGTCAATAGATAtttaaaatgcatatcaaattttACAAGGGCAAATATaccttttgaaatattttattaggatagatatgtaaaaccCTCAAAATAAACTAAGAAAATGCGCGGGAATATCATGCAATCTTATGTGTACTTAAGGAAATTATTTTTGTATCGAAAGAACTTTCATTTTAATAAGCACAATATTCAAGTCCAACTATATTGTTCCCTCTCAGTGGCTAAGACCGGCTTTCTTAACATACATTGCAAGTGAGAATCCCGTGAAAAGGTATCCTCTAaaagattatattttttttcgaaTTTTTGTGCATGCCAGATTAATTCAAAGTTTGTTCTTGAAAAGTCAGATCACTAATTAAGATTTACTATAATGCAGAAGTCATTAAACTAAAATAAATAATTCTCAAAGCTATATTgatctttttttatcattattgagCTATATAAATACTAAAATCCATTTAGTTCTTCTTCACTTCAAATTTCTAAATGTTCCATGTAttcctatatatatatggtaTCATTAGAAGCAATCAATGTCATACATAATTGTTCCGAGTATTTGTATATGTATTATTAACTTTACACATTCATCTCAATATTATATTAACACCAATGCATTCAGATTTAGTAAACCACATAAAGCAGGTTGTTAAATCAAAACAATATAGACACAGAACAATAATCTATCAATCTTCCGTTGCTAATATCTTTTATTTCTtccatttgatgaatgcaaaaatgACTGTAATTTGCAAAGCTTTTTTCTCTGCACGTCTTCACCAATCTCATCTTCTACAAACCTGTTCCTATGCCTACTCCTTTATTCAGAACGATCATGCTACCAAATCTCGAAATCTTGGACTGCCAAAATCTGACACACGCATCTCAATGCCAGTAGTAGTCTTAAGCCCCCTAAGCCtggggaggaaaaagaaaagaaggttgAGTGACAGGATCTGCCGAGGGCATGCGAGCTCTAATGACTCGACCAGTGATTGGTCCTTGAGACGCATGCATGTGCACATCATCGTCGTGGCCGACGATGGTAATGTCATGGAGCCTTCGACCACGCCTCCTGTCCCTGTTCATCGTCTTCTGACGGATGATGCTCGTCTGTGATCACAGAATCGCCACCTGCACAGAAATACATaattcatatattaaaaattatcaagatTATATAAGACTTAATAACAGCACTCCACTATGTAACCATTAATTATTTAAGAAAGACATCTCTGATGTTGAGGAGGACATCACATTTTTCCAAAGCTAAGTTGAATTTTACAACACAACATCTCTGATGTTGAGGAGGACAAGTTTGATGAGTCTTACCTGTGTCGTTCCCCTGTCCAGGGTTGCTCTCTGCGGTGCTCGTGATCTCTCCTTGGTCTCTCGTTGGTTCAACCACACTTCCCATGTTGCCATCACTACAACCAGCAGCAGAATCCTCAGGTAGATGACAGTAGGGAAGAGACAGTGCATAAGGATGAGTCCTGCAGATGCTTTCCACTAGTTCGTCATAGTGCTCTTTGACTTCGGCCACAGTTCTTCCAGGCAGATATGCTGCAACTTTTTCCCAAGGAACGCGAATGCGATGGGCCTCAATATATGAAACCAAGGCCACTTCATATTCCCTGATCGCCTCCCGAGTCCAAAATGAACTGCTGCCCTGCTTCCCAGCATCCATCTTACTTCACTTGCAGTCTGTATAAGCCGGGATGTAATCTTTCAAGAAAACCAGCAATAAACACAACGAAGTTGAAGTAAGAGATCAGATatgcataaaaaagaagaagaagcaaagcaTGGATTCAATCCTTGATTACAGTATATGTAACCGCGAAAAATCTACCCAATGATTCAATTGGAAGGAGAAATATGATTTGTTTGTGGAGATGTGGAGAGGACCACAATCAAAAGAATGAAGGAAAAGGCttaccgctgaaattttctggaaCTGAAACCGAGTTA
Protein-coding regions in this window:
- the LOC135673965 gene encoding protein RADIALIS-like 6, which encodes MDAGKQGSSSFWTREAIREYEVALVSYIEAHRIRVPWEKVAAYLPGRTVAEVKEHYDELVESICRTHPYALSLPYCHLPEDSAAGCSDGNMGSVVEPTRDQGEITSTAESNPGQGNDTGGDSVITDEHHPSEDDEQGQEAWSKAP
- the LOC103985760 gene encoding uncharacterized protein LOC103985760 produces the protein MAPARLNGGDRPKEEGASICINDALTDDELRAVFAWLEKEDERDLFGLVCKRWLRLQSSERRRLRARAGPAMLRRMTDRFPGLLELDLSQSASRSFYPGVTDSDLAVIAAGFWNLRFLDLQNCKGVTDVGMISLGNDLPSLQSLDVSQCRKITDKGLVAVALGCSSLKRLHVAGSKSVTDELLIALSRSCSCLEDLGLAGCNNITDTGLSALADGCRYINSLDISKCTKIGDIGVSRIAEVASSSLKILKLLDCFRVGDESIFSLAHFCHNLETLVIGGCRDVTDESIKALSLACCDSLRSLRMDWCLNITDSSLNSVLSNCRHLAALDIGCCDKLTDLAFQSVGMGGFESQLKVLKMSNCMKITVSGVGSMLKFCKSLEYVDLRSCPHITRLGCQQAGLQFPECCKTNYDGSLSENETIVDVFF
- the LOC135673964 gene encoding kunitz trypsin inhibitor 5-like, whose product is MEPLVLLPIFLYALSAEATIFASVRDTDRRSLRPGHEYYVLPLIRGHGGGLSLAARSNDTCPLAVAQESSEVSDGLPLTFSPVTPKDKYVKMSTDLNVWFAAETICVQSTVWRLGDAEATGRRHVVTGGLKGDPGLATVSNWFKIERYGESDYKLVHCPSVCRFCKVVCGDVGVFVEGGKRWLGLSDEPFPVMFKNAHPVKL